In Elusimicrobiota bacterium, the genomic window CCTCGGACGCCTTGATGAACGGGATCAAGGTCACGTGCACGTAGAGCGAGTTCTCGCGGCCCGCCTCGAGGCCCATCTGGCGCGCGGCCTCCATGAACGGAAGGCTCTCGATGTCTCCGACGGTGCCGCCGATCTCGATGATCGCGATGTCGGCGCCCTTCGCGGCCGCGCGGAAGCGGTTCTTGATCTCGTCGGTGATGTGGGGGATGACCTGCACGGTCGTGCCGAGGAAGTCGCCGCGGCGCTCGCGCGCGATCACGGTCTCGTAGACCTTGCCCGCCGTGAAGTTGTTGAAGTGGTGCATCTCCTTGTTCAGGAAGCGCTCGTAGTGGCCGAGGTCGAGGTCGGTCTCGGCGCCGTCCTCGGTGACGAACACCTCTCCGTGCTGGAAAGGGTTCATCGTGCCGGGGTCGACGTTGATGTACGGGTCGCACTTCAGCATCGTCACCTGCAGGCCGCGGGACTGGAGGAGCTTGCCCAGCGAGGAGGCGGTGATGCCTTTGCCCAGAGAGCTCACGACTCCGCCCGTCACGAAGATGTACTTGGTGGTCATTTTAGTCCTCGGCGCAACATGGTCTCGGCGCGTCTCAGATCGGAGGGGACGTCCACGGCGACCGGGCGCTCATGCACGATCGCGCCGTCGATGATCATCCCGCCTTCCAGGGCCCGCAGCTGCTCGAGCCTCTCGCTCTTCTCGAGGGGGGAGGGCGGCATGGACACGAAGCGCTTCAGCGCCGCGCGGCGGTAGGCATAGAGCCCGAGATGCTCCCAGGCGCTCACGGGAGCGCGGCTGAAATAGAGGCAGCGGCCGTTCTCGGCCAGAACGGCCTTGACGACGTTCTTATCGCCGCGCCGCGCCGCGTCGTCTATCTTGATGACCGAGGTGGCGATGTCCGCGCCTCGGGCGAGGGCCTTGACGGTGGCTCGCAAAGTCGCCGGCCGGAGGAGCGGCATGTCGCCCTGATAGTTCAAAACGATCGGCTCACGGCGGCCCTTCGCGGCGGCCCAGACCCGGTCCGAGCCCGACGGCAGCGAAGGGCGCGTCATCACGAAGTCCCCGCCGAAGCGCTTGACCTCGTCGGCGACCTCGCGGCTGTCCACGGCGACGAGGACCGGCCCGAGCCTCGCGGCCTTCGCCGCCCTCCAGCACCACTCGATCATCGTACGGCCCGCGAGCCTCGCCAGCACCTTGCGGGGGAAGCGCGTCGAGCCGAGGCGCGCGGGGATCACGGTCAGGCAGGTGGTCATGGTCGCCTCCCACGGCGATCGACGCGACCATTTCCTCGCATAGGCTCGGTCATCGGACCGCTCTCGCGAGCTCCTTGGCGTCGGTCGTCGCGGTGCCGAGCTTGGCGACGACGATGCCGGCGGCGTGGTTGGCGAGCGCCGCCGCGCGGCGCAGCGGCGCCCCGGCGGCCAGCGCCAAGGTCAAGGTCGAGATCACGGTGTCGCCCGCGCCGGACACGTCGAAGACCTCGCGCGCCTGGGTCGGGATGTGCGTGACCCGGGGCTTGCGGCCCTCCTCGAAGAGGCTCATCCCGTCGGGCCCCCGGGTGATCAGGACCGAGCGGCTCTTGAGCACCTTCAGGATGTCGGCGCCGAGGGCGTCGAGCGCGTCCGAGCCGGGCTTCGCGTCCCGCCGCATGCAGGCCCAGGCCTCGGAGGTGTTCGGCGTCACGCAGGTGACGCCCTTGTACAGGCGGAAATGCTCCGGCTTGGGGTCGACGGTGATCGGGATGCCGCGGCGGCGCGCGGCCGTGATCGCGCGCGCGAGCACGCGGGGGTTGATGACGCCCTTGCCGTAGTCCGAGAGGATGACCGCGTCGGCCTCCGGGAGCTCGGCGTCGAGGCGGGCGAGCAGGCGCGACTCGGTCGCGTGCGACAGCGGGCCGGACGTCTCCCGGTCGAAGCGCACGACCTGCTGGCGCTCGGCGATGACGCGGCACTTCTGCGTGGTCTGGCGCTCGGCGTCGACGCACACGCCCTCGACGTTCACGCTCCGGCCGCGGAAATGCTCGACGAGGCGGGCGCCCGCGTCGTCCTCCCCGACCACGCCCAGGACCGAGACGTTCGCGCCGAGCGACGCGAGGTTATTGACGACGTTCCCGGCTCCGCCGGGGATCGTCGACTCGCCGGTGACGCGCACGACGGGGGCGGGGGCTTCGGGAGAGATGCGGCCGACCGCGCCGCGCACGTACTGGTCCAGCATGAGGTCGCCGACGACGAGGACTCGGCGCCCCGAGAAGCGGGCGATGGTCCGTAGAAGCTCTTTGCGCTCGGGGAGCCTGGGGGGCATCGTACGGGTGTCGATCATAACATTTCTCGAAGCGCCGCCGTGACGTTGCCGAAGAAGACCTCGGCCTTCATCATCAGCATGCGCTTCTGGGGGTCGTCGGAGAACCACAGGCGCAGGCGCTTGCCCTTCTGCACGAAGATGCCCTCCCGGATCATCATCGGCTCGACGATGACGGAGGGGTACCGGCCCGCGGGGACCTTGAGGCGCTCCCGCTTCATGACCTTGATGGCCAGAGGCCAGTTGTCGGGCGTGTTCACGTGCACCTTGAGCTCGGTCCCGTCGGGCAGGGGCTGGGCCCGCACGAAGTAGATGCTCGAGAGGATGTCCTGGACCTGCGCCGGGATCGTGCCGGTGCGGACGCTGAAGCTCCCGTCCTTGTTCACGCGCCGGTTGACGAAGGTCCCGGCGTCGCGATCGTACAGCACCCATTCGTCCCGGAAGAACTTGCCCTCGCGGACCTTCTTCGAGTAGCCCAGCGAGGTCAAGGTCCGGGCGTCGAGCCAGGACTCGTTGAGGTCGCGGACGACGTAGAAGGTGTCGCAGAAGGAGTTGGAGCGCGCCTCGCTGACGAGGTGGTAGGCGGGGCGGCCGTTGAACATCACGATCTTGTCCACGCCGAGCGTGGCCTCGCCCACCGACAGCAGGCCCCAGGACATGTCGAAGATGAGCTTCTCGGGGAACACGGGCAGCGGCTTGTACTCGGGCGAGTAGGCGACCCTCGGGCCGATCAGCTGGGAGGGGGACACGATCGCCGTGGTGATGGCCACGCGCCCCCAGAGCCTCGGTTTGACCGGCGCGGGAGAGGGAAGGGCTTTCGTGGAGATCGAGGGGAGCGCCGCGACGGACGCGGGCGCGGGCTCGGGGGCGGGCGCCTCGAGCGTCACGCTGACCGGGACCGTGCTCTGATCGACGAGGATCGGAGCGGCCTCCGTCGGAGCCGAGGACATCG contains:
- the rfaE1 gene encoding D-glycero-beta-D-manno-heptose-7-phosphate kinase, whose translation is MPPRLPERKELLRTIARFSGRRVLVVGDLMLDQYVRGAVGRISPEAPAPVVRVTGESTIPGGAGNVVNNLASLGANVSVLGVVGEDDAGARLVEHFRGRSVNVEGVCVDAERQTTQKCRVIAERQQVVRFDRETSGPLSHATESRLLARLDAELPEADAVILSDYGKGVINPRVLARAITAARRRGIPITVDPKPEHFRLYKGVTCVTPNTSEAWACMRRDAKPGSDALDALGADILKVLKSRSVLITRGPDGMSLFEEGRKPRVTHIPTQAREVFDVSGAGDTVISTLTLALAAGAPLRRAAALANHAAGIVVAKLGTATTDAKELARAVR
- a CDS encoding DUF3108 domain-containing protein — its product is MRALALALCAATAACGVHRRPTDPLPMSSAPTEAAPILVDQSTVPVSVTLEAPAPEPAPASVAALPSISTKALPSPAPVKPRLWGRVAITTAIVSPSQLIGPRVAYSPEYKPLPVFPEKLIFDMSWGLLSVGEATLGVDKIVMFNGRPAYHLVSEARSNSFCDTFYVVRDLNESWLDARTLTSLGYSKKVREGKFFRDEWVLYDRDAGTFVNRRVNKDGSFSVRTGTIPAQVQDILSSIYFVRAQPLPDGTELKVHVNTPDNWPLAIKVMKRERLKVPAGRYPSVIVEPMMIREGIFVQKGKRLRLWFSDDPQKRMLMMKAEVFFGNVTAALREML
- a CDS encoding 3-deoxy-manno-octulosonate cytidylyltransferase, with protein sequence MTTCLTVIPARLGSTRFPRKVLARLAGRTMIEWCWRAAKAARLGPVLVAVDSREVADEVKRFGGDFVMTRPSLPSGSDRVWAAAKGRREPIVLNYQGDMPLLRPATLRATVKALARGADIATSVIKIDDAARRGDKNVVKAVLAENGRCLYFSRAPVSAWEHLGLYAYRRAALKRFVSMPPSPLEKSERLEQLRALEGGMIIDGAIVHERPVAVDVPSDLRRAETMLRRGLK